A single genomic interval of Sebastes umbrosus isolate fSebUmb1 chromosome 11, fSebUmb1.pri, whole genome shotgun sequence harbors:
- the LOC119497329 gene encoding NLR family CARD domain-containing protein 3-like isoform X5 yields the protein MRQSEEEDGGVPPSGTTLSEEHENWTGPERTEQERADSPAPTCVSMKSDKSMDYPMAFKRQDSVSKVLQETSEVVTGRQTELDSIFMTLEEDIVAFAKNELKKFRRVLSPDYPECLESQDEDEEVVDGEEEEQRRSSREAFLKITQHFLRRKKQVELADSLQNKTLAAAECRRKLKSNLKKRFQCVFEGIAKAGNPDLLNQIYTELYITEGGTAEVSDEHEVRQIEMAFRKPTRPETTIRLEDIFKPSPGRDEPVRTVMTTGVAGIGKTVLTQKFTLDWAEDKFNQDIQFTFPFTFRELNVLKEKKYSLVELVHHFFTETKEAGICRFEEFVCLFIFDGLDECRLPLDFHNNEILTDVTESVSVDVLLTNLIGGKLLPSARLWITTRLAAANQIPPACVDTVTEVRGFTNPQKEDYFRKRFRDEEQVGRIISHIKKSQSLHIMCHIPVFCWITATVLEEVLKTREGGALPKTITELYIHFLVVQSKVKNIKYDGGAETDPPWTPQSRKMIVSLGKLAFEQLQKGNLIFYDSDLTECGIDVTAASVYSGVFTQIFQEERGLYQDKVFCFVHLSVQEFLAALHVHLTLINSGVNLLSEEKSTSLLSRWFRVKPELLYQSAVDKALQSPNGHLDLFLRFLLGLSLETNQTLLRGLVTQTGSSSLTNQETVQYIKEKIHGNLPAERSINLFHCLNELNGPSLVKEIQQCLCSTHLPKCDLSPVQWSALAFILLSSEKDLDVFDLKKYSSSEEALLRLLPVVKASTKALLSCCNLSERSCEALSSVLSSPSSSLRELDLSHNNLQDAGVKLLCAGLESPHCRLEVLRLSGCLITKKGCTYLASALKSNHSYLRELDLSYNHPGDSGRMLLSAGLEDPSWRLGTLRVDHGGSQSMISGLKKYASELTLDPNTANRKLILSDNNRKVTVRKETQPHPDDPERFDYWKQLLCTDGLTGRCYWEVKWEGHVYIAVAYRGIRRRGTGDDCCLGRNDQSWSLSCSNDGYSILHRNKRVPINIPISNRVGVYLDWSAGTLSFYRIRSDKLTHIHTFSTTFTEPVYPAFRVKIDPLNSSVSLC from the exons ATGAGACAGTCTGAGGAGGAAGATGGGGGAGTCCCACCGTCCGGCACCACTCTGTCTGAGGAACATGAGAACTGGACCGGTCCTGAGAG GACTGAGCAGGAAAGAGCTGATTCTCCTGCACCAACCTGTGTGTCCATGAAGAGTGACAAGTCCATGGATTACCCTATGGCTTTCAAACGGCAAGATTCAGTTTCTAA AGTTCTCCAGGAGACGTCAGAGGTTGTCACTGGTCGTCAAACAGAGCTGGACTCCATATTTATG ACACTTGAAGAGGACATTGTTGCTTTTGCGAAGAACGAGCTTAAGAAGTTCCGAAGGGTTTTGAGTCCAGATTACCCAGAATGCTTAGAGAGCCAAGATGAGGACGAGGAGGTGGTTGATGgtgaagaggaagagcagaggaggagcagcagagaggcatTTCTGAAGATCACACAGCACTTCCTGAGGAGGAAGAAGCAGGTGGAGCTGGCTGACTCTCTGCAGAACA AAACTCTTGCTGCTGCAGAGTGCCGCCGTAAACTCAAATCTAATCTGAAGAAGaggtttcagtgtgtgtttgagggtaTTGCTAAAGCAGGAAATCCAGACCTTCTGAATCAGATCTACAcagagctctacatcacagagggagggACTGCAGAGGTCAGTGATGAACATGAGGTCAGACAGATTGAAATGGCATTCAGGAAACCAACCAGACCAGAGACAACAATCAGATTGGAAGACATCTTTAAACCCTCACCTGGAAGAGATGAACCAGTCAGAACAGTGATGACCACGGGAGTGGCTGGCATCGGGAAAACAGTCTTAacgcagaagttcactctggactgggctgaAGACAAATTCAACCAGGACATACAGTTCACATTTCCATTCACTTTCAGAGAGCTGAATGTGCTGAAAGAGAAGAAGTACAGCTTGGTGGAGCTCGTTCATCACTTCTTTACCGAAACCAAAGAAGCGGGAATCTGCAGGTTTgaagagtttgtttgtttgttcatctttgacggtcTGGACGAGTGTCGACTTCCTCTggacttccacaacaatgaGATCCTGACTGATGTCACAGAGTCCGTCTCAGTGGATGTGCTGCTGACAAACCTCATCGGGGGGAAACTGCTTCCCTCTGCTCGCCTCTGGATAACCACACGACtcgcagcagccaatcagatccctcctgcgtGTGTTGACACGGtgacagaggtcagagggttcACCAACCCACAGAAGGAGGATTACTTCAGGAAAAGATtcagagatgaggagcaggtCGGCAGAATCATCTCCCACATCAAGAAATCACAAAGCCTCCATATCATGTGCCAcatcccagtcttctgctggatcactgctacagttctggaggAGGTGTTGAAGACCAGAGAGGGAGGAGCGCTGCCCAAGACGATTACTGAGCTGTACATCCACTTCTTGGTGGTTCAGTCCAAAGTGAAGAACATCAAGTATGATGGAGGAGCTGAGACAGATCCACCCTGGACTCCACAGAGCAGGAAGATGATTGTGTCTCTGGGAAAACTGGCTTTTGAACAGCTGCAGAAAGGCAACCTGATATTCTATGACTCCGACCTCACAGAGTGTGGCATCGATGTCACGGCAGCgtcggtgtactcaggagtgTTCACACAGATCTTTCAAGAGGAAAGAGGGCTGTACCAGGATAAGGTGTTCTGCTTCGTCCACCTGAGCGTTCAAGAGTTTCTGGCTGCTCTTCATGTCCATCTGACGTTAATCAACTCTGGTGTCAATCTGCTGTCAGAAGAAAAATCCACTTCCCTGTTGTCTAGATGGTTCAGAGTCAAACCTGAACTCCTCTATCAGAGTGCTGTGGACAAGGCCTTACAGAGTCCAAATGGACACCTGGACCTGTTCCTCCGCTTCCTCCTTGGTCTTTCACTGGAGACCAATCAGACTCTCCTACGAGGCCTGGtgacacagacaggaagcagcTCACTGACCAATCAGGAAACAGTCCAGTACATCAAGGAGAAGATCCATGGGAATCTCCCTGCAGAGAGAAGCATCAATCTGTTTCACTGTCTGAATGAACTGAATGGCCCTTCTCTAGTGAAGGAGATCCAACAGTGCCTGTGTTCAACACATCTGCCCAAATGTGATCTCTCTCCTGTTCAGTGGTCAGCTCTGGCTTTCATTTTGCTCTCTTCAGAAAAAGACCTGGACGTGTTTGACCTGAAGAAATACTCCTCTTCAGAGGAGGCTCTTCTGAGGCTGCTGCCAGTGGTCAAAGCCTCCACTAAAGCTCT GCTGAGTTGCTGTAATCTGTCAGAGAGAAGCTGTGAAGCCCTGTCCTCCGTTCTCAGTTCCCCGTCCTCcagtctgagagagctggacctgagtcacaacaacctgcaggatgCAGGAGTgaagcttctctgtgctgggTTGGAGAGTCCACATTGTAGACTGGAGGTTCTCAG gctctCAGGTTGTCTGATCACAAAGAAAGGCTGTACCTATCTGGCCTCTGCTCTGAAATCCAACCACTCctatctgagagagctggacctgagctaCAATCATCCAGGAGACTCGGGCAGGATGCTACTttctgctggactggaggatcCCAGCTGGAGACTGGGCACTCTCAG GGTGGACCATGGTGGATCACAGTCAATGATATCTGGTCTGAAgaagt ACGCCAGTGAACTCACACTGGacccaaacacagcaaacaggAAACTCATACTGTCTGACAACAACAGGAAGGTGACAGTGAGGAAAGAGACGCAGCCACATCCTGATGATCCAGAGAGATTTGATTACTGGAAACAGCTGCTGTGTACCGATGGTCTGACTGGTCGCTGTTACTGGGAGGTTAAGTGGGAAGGACATGTTTACATAGCAGTGGCTTACAGAGGAATCAGAAGAAGAGGAACCGGTGACGACTGCTGTCTTGGAAGGAATGATCAGTCCTGGAGTCTGAGCTGCTCTAATGATGGTTACTCCATCCTTCACAGAAACAAAAGGGTGCCCATCAATATCCCCATCTCGAACAGAGTGGGAGTGTACCTGGACTGGTCTGCTGGcactctgtccttctacagaATCCGCTCAGACAAACTGACCCACATCCACACCTTCAGCACCACGTTCACCGAGCCGGTCTACCCTGCCTTTAGGGTTAAGATAGACCCGCTTAACTCGTCAGTGTCTTTGTGTTAG
- the LOC119497329 gene encoding NLR family CARD domain-containing protein 3-like isoform X2: MRQSEEEDGGVPPSGTTLSEEHENWTGPERTEQERAESPAPSCVSMKSNKSMDYPMVFKDCKMQDSVSKTEQERADSPAPTCVSMKSDKSMDYPMAFKRQDSVSKVLQETSEVVTGRQTELDSIFMTLEEDIVAFAKNELKKFRRVLSPDYPECLESQDEDEEVVDGEEEEQRRSSREAFLKITQHFLRRKKQVELADSLQNKTLAAAECRRKLKSNLKKRFQCVFEGIAKAGNPDLLNQIYTELYITEGGTAEVSDEHEVRQIEMAFRKPTRPETTIRLEDIFKPSPGRDEPVRTVMTTGVAGIGKTVLTQKFTLDWAEDKFNQDIQFTFPFTFRELNVLKEKKYSLVELVHHFFTETKEAGICRFEEFVCLFIFDGLDECRLPLDFHNNEILTDVTESVSVDVLLTNLIGGKLLPSARLWITTRLAAANQIPPACVDTVTEVRGFTNPQKEDYFRKRFRDEEQVGRIISHIKKSQSLHIMCHIPVFCWITATVLEEVLKTREGGALPKTITELYIHFLVVQSKVKNIKYDGGAETDPPWTPQSRKMIVSLGKLAFEQLQKGNLIFYDSDLTECGIDVTAASVYSGVFTQIFQEERGLYQDKVFCFVHLSVQEFLAALHVHLTLINSGVNLLSEEKSTSLLSRWFRVKPELLYQSAVDKALQSPNGHLDLFLRFLLGLSLETNQTLLRGLVTQTGSSSLTNQETVQYIKEKIHGNLPAERSINLFHCLNELNGPSLVKEIQQCLCSTHLPKCDLSPVQWSALAFILLSSEKDLDVFDLKKYSSSEEALLRLLPVVKASTKALLSCCNLSERSCEALSSVLSSPSSSLRELDLSHNNLQDAGVKLLCAGLESPHCRLEVLRLSGCLITKKGCTYLASALKSNHSYLRELDLSYNHPGDSGRMLLSAGLEDPSWRLGTLRVDHGGSQSMISGLKKYASELTLDPNTANRKLILSDNNRKVTVRKETQPHPDDPERFDYWKQLLCTDGLTGRCYWEVKWEGHVYIAVAYRGIRRRGTGDDCCLGRNDQSWSLSCSNDGYSILHRNKRVPINIPISNRVGVYLDWSAGTLSFYRIRSDKLTHIHTFSTTFTEPVYPAFRVKIDPLNSSVSLC; encoded by the exons ATGAGACAGTCTGAGGAGGAAGATGGGGGAGTCCCACCGTCCGGCACCACTCTGTCTGAGGAACATGAGAACTGGACCGGTCCTGAGAG GACTGAGCAGGAAAGAGCTGAATCTCCTGCACCAAGCTGTGTGTCCATGAAGAGTAACAAATCCATGGATTACCCTATGGTTTTCAAAGATTGCAAGATGCAAGATTCAGTTTCTAA GACTGAGCAGGAAAGAGCTGATTCTCCTGCACCAACCTGTGTGTCCATGAAGAGTGACAAGTCCATGGATTACCCTATGGCTTTCAAACGGCAAGATTCAGTTTCTAA AGTTCTCCAGGAGACGTCAGAGGTTGTCACTGGTCGTCAAACAGAGCTGGACTCCATATTTATG ACACTTGAAGAGGACATTGTTGCTTTTGCGAAGAACGAGCTTAAGAAGTTCCGAAGGGTTTTGAGTCCAGATTACCCAGAATGCTTAGAGAGCCAAGATGAGGACGAGGAGGTGGTTGATGgtgaagaggaagagcagaggaggagcagcagagaggcatTTCTGAAGATCACACAGCACTTCCTGAGGAGGAAGAAGCAGGTGGAGCTGGCTGACTCTCTGCAGAACA AAACTCTTGCTGCTGCAGAGTGCCGCCGTAAACTCAAATCTAATCTGAAGAAGaggtttcagtgtgtgtttgagggtaTTGCTAAAGCAGGAAATCCAGACCTTCTGAATCAGATCTACAcagagctctacatcacagagggagggACTGCAGAGGTCAGTGATGAACATGAGGTCAGACAGATTGAAATGGCATTCAGGAAACCAACCAGACCAGAGACAACAATCAGATTGGAAGACATCTTTAAACCCTCACCTGGAAGAGATGAACCAGTCAGAACAGTGATGACCACGGGAGTGGCTGGCATCGGGAAAACAGTCTTAacgcagaagttcactctggactgggctgaAGACAAATTCAACCAGGACATACAGTTCACATTTCCATTCACTTTCAGAGAGCTGAATGTGCTGAAAGAGAAGAAGTACAGCTTGGTGGAGCTCGTTCATCACTTCTTTACCGAAACCAAAGAAGCGGGAATCTGCAGGTTTgaagagtttgtttgtttgttcatctttgacggtcTGGACGAGTGTCGACTTCCTCTggacttccacaacaatgaGATCCTGACTGATGTCACAGAGTCCGTCTCAGTGGATGTGCTGCTGACAAACCTCATCGGGGGGAAACTGCTTCCCTCTGCTCGCCTCTGGATAACCACACGACtcgcagcagccaatcagatccctcctgcgtGTGTTGACACGGtgacagaggtcagagggttcACCAACCCACAGAAGGAGGATTACTTCAGGAAAAGATtcagagatgaggagcaggtCGGCAGAATCATCTCCCACATCAAGAAATCACAAAGCCTCCATATCATGTGCCAcatcccagtcttctgctggatcactgctacagttctggaggAGGTGTTGAAGACCAGAGAGGGAGGAGCGCTGCCCAAGACGATTACTGAGCTGTACATCCACTTCTTGGTGGTTCAGTCCAAAGTGAAGAACATCAAGTATGATGGAGGAGCTGAGACAGATCCACCCTGGACTCCACAGAGCAGGAAGATGATTGTGTCTCTGGGAAAACTGGCTTTTGAACAGCTGCAGAAAGGCAACCTGATATTCTATGACTCCGACCTCACAGAGTGTGGCATCGATGTCACGGCAGCgtcggtgtactcaggagtgTTCACACAGATCTTTCAAGAGGAAAGAGGGCTGTACCAGGATAAGGTGTTCTGCTTCGTCCACCTGAGCGTTCAAGAGTTTCTGGCTGCTCTTCATGTCCATCTGACGTTAATCAACTCTGGTGTCAATCTGCTGTCAGAAGAAAAATCCACTTCCCTGTTGTCTAGATGGTTCAGAGTCAAACCTGAACTCCTCTATCAGAGTGCTGTGGACAAGGCCTTACAGAGTCCAAATGGACACCTGGACCTGTTCCTCCGCTTCCTCCTTGGTCTTTCACTGGAGACCAATCAGACTCTCCTACGAGGCCTGGtgacacagacaggaagcagcTCACTGACCAATCAGGAAACAGTCCAGTACATCAAGGAGAAGATCCATGGGAATCTCCCTGCAGAGAGAAGCATCAATCTGTTTCACTGTCTGAATGAACTGAATGGCCCTTCTCTAGTGAAGGAGATCCAACAGTGCCTGTGTTCAACACATCTGCCCAAATGTGATCTCTCTCCTGTTCAGTGGTCAGCTCTGGCTTTCATTTTGCTCTCTTCAGAAAAAGACCTGGACGTGTTTGACCTGAAGAAATACTCCTCTTCAGAGGAGGCTCTTCTGAGGCTGCTGCCAGTGGTCAAAGCCTCCACTAAAGCTCT GCTGAGTTGCTGTAATCTGTCAGAGAGAAGCTGTGAAGCCCTGTCCTCCGTTCTCAGTTCCCCGTCCTCcagtctgagagagctggacctgagtcacaacaacctgcaggatgCAGGAGTgaagcttctctgtgctgggTTGGAGAGTCCACATTGTAGACTGGAGGTTCTCAG gctctCAGGTTGTCTGATCACAAAGAAAGGCTGTACCTATCTGGCCTCTGCTCTGAAATCCAACCACTCctatctgagagagctggacctgagctaCAATCATCCAGGAGACTCGGGCAGGATGCTACTttctgctggactggaggatcCCAGCTGGAGACTGGGCACTCTCAG GGTGGACCATGGTGGATCACAGTCAATGATATCTGGTCTGAAgaagt ACGCCAGTGAACTCACACTGGacccaaacacagcaaacaggAAACTCATACTGTCTGACAACAACAGGAAGGTGACAGTGAGGAAAGAGACGCAGCCACATCCTGATGATCCAGAGAGATTTGATTACTGGAAACAGCTGCTGTGTACCGATGGTCTGACTGGTCGCTGTTACTGGGAGGTTAAGTGGGAAGGACATGTTTACATAGCAGTGGCTTACAGAGGAATCAGAAGAAGAGGAACCGGTGACGACTGCTGTCTTGGAAGGAATGATCAGTCCTGGAGTCTGAGCTGCTCTAATGATGGTTACTCCATCCTTCACAGAAACAAAAGGGTGCCCATCAATATCCCCATCTCGAACAGAGTGGGAGTGTACCTGGACTGGTCTGCTGGcactctgtccttctacagaATCCGCTCAGACAAACTGACCCACATCCACACCTTCAGCACCACGTTCACCGAGCCGGTCTACCCTGCCTTTAGGGTTAAGATAGACCCGCTTAACTCGTCAGTGTCTTTGTGTTAG